The following proteins come from a genomic window of Aequorivita marisscotiae:
- a CDS encoding YqaA family protein — MNTVRKSETNKLKRTHLYYKYTGFYSFVGQSLKQAIIPIILAVAVLIVLDRYVVDFSDLFTYITVTYAPINVLLVFLASESLLGLVPPEIFIAWSDKMPQPILYLTLLATLSYIGGIISYFIGKWIFTIPRVYAYMEGKMKKHLKHIRKWGGFLIVVGALLPIPFSMTSMAAGMIHYKFKNYLLFGLLRFVRFYLYAIAIFSLL; from the coding sequence ATGAATACGGTAAGAAAATCTGAAACCAATAAGCTTAAGCGCACCCATTTATACTACAAATACACAGGATTTTATTCATTTGTAGGGCAGAGCCTTAAGCAGGCAATTATTCCAATTATTTTGGCTGTGGCCGTTTTAATTGTTTTAGATAGATATGTTGTAGATTTTAGCGATTTATTTACCTATATAACGGTTACCTACGCTCCCATAAACGTATTATTGGTTTTCTTGGCATCAGAATCGTTATTGGGGCTCGTTCCTCCAGAAATTTTTATTGCCTGGAGCGATAAAATGCCGCAACCCATACTTTATTTAACTTTATTGGCAACCCTTTCATACATTGGGGGTATTATTTCCTATTTTATAGGGAAATGGATTTTTACTATTCCGCGTGTGTATGCATATATGGAGGGCAAGATGAAAAAACACCTAAAACACATTCGAAAATGGGGTGGCTTTTTAATTGTAGTTGGCGCTTTATTGCCCATTCCGTTTTCTATGACGAGTATGGCAGCGGGTATGATTCACTATAAATTTAAGAATTACCTATTATTTGGTTTGCTTCGTTTTGTTCGGTTTTATCTATACGCGATTGCTATATTCAGTTTGCTGTAG
- a CDS encoding YoaK family protein, which yields MLRHQGRSRTLRHNLQIATVLSFVAGIVNVTGFLSIHQLTTNVTGHFAQFMYDVENFQFWQGTIYVLYIFSFLLGSFSSSFLIEIFKENKKLNIFATPILIESLILIIIAVNSNFTAIEFPHIIACFLLFAMGMQNSYVTEISNAIVRTTHLTGLFTDLGIELSQLFFPKTHPNRKKIRATIRLRLYIIAFFFIGGITGGLCYSTFNLKLNTLLLGAFILLASLIYDDVRFGWIKAKRRKIQEW from the coding sequence ATGCTAAGACACCAAGGCCGCAGTAGGACTTTAAGACACAATCTGCAAATTGCCACTGTTTTATCTTTTGTGGCCGGAATTGTAAATGTTACTGGTTTTCTGTCTATTCACCAACTCACTACAAATGTAACGGGGCACTTCGCACAATTTATGTACGACGTTGAGAATTTTCAATTCTGGCAAGGCACCATTTATGTTTTGTATATTTTTTCGTTTCTTCTTGGTTCTTTTTCTTCTAGTTTTCTGATTGAAATATTTAAGGAAAACAAAAAGCTCAATATTTTTGCAACCCCAATTTTAATTGAATCACTCATATTAATAATCATAGCTGTAAATAGCAATTTTACTGCAATTGAATTTCCGCATATAATTGCCTGTTTTCTACTTTTCGCAATGGGAATGCAGAACTCATACGTTACCGAAATTTCGAATGCTATTGTGAGAACTACGCATTTAACTGGGCTTTTCACAGATTTGGGTATAGAACTTTCCCAATTGTTTTTTCCCAAAACGCATCCAAATAGAAAAAAAATTAGAGCAACTATTAGATTGCGACTTTACATAATTGCCTTTTTCTTTATTGGCGGAATAACGGGTGGTTTATGTTATTCAACATTCAACTTAAAGTTAAATACATTACTTTTAGGAGCTTTTATCTTACTGGCGAGTTTAATCTATGACGATGTGAGATTTGGATGGATCAAGGCAAAACGAAGAAAGATTCAAGAATGGTAA
- a CDS encoding Crp/Fnr family transcriptional regulator: protein MISENNKIEFPFDAYLVETAGMTLDEALHITADLKRIKYKKGNIVLRKGDLCNHSFFVEKGLLRSYMLEDDGKERVIQFAPENWFIVDRSSVYFNDTSESFIEAVEDSEVVLLSENFICKANENNSSFSKFNDKLLHNHIRQLQKRINLLLGATAENRYLSFIETYPDLLLRVPQWMIASYLGITPESLSRVRKELAHKNFKPN from the coding sequence ATGATTTCAGAAAATAATAAAATAGAATTTCCATTTGATGCATATTTGGTTGAAACCGCGGGTATGACATTAGATGAAGCGCTACATATTACGGCAGACTTAAAGCGAATTAAATATAAAAAAGGAAATATTGTTTTGAGAAAAGGCGATTTGTGCAACCATTCTTTCTTTGTAGAAAAAGGTTTGCTACGCTCATATATGCTCGAAGATGATGGAAAGGAACGCGTAATTCAATTCGCGCCCGAAAATTGGTTTATCGTAGATAGAAGCAGTGTTTATTTTAATGATACTTCCGAAAGTTTTATTGAAGCAGTTGAAGATTCTGAGGTGGTTTTACTAAGTGAAAATTTTATATGCAAAGCCAATGAAAATAATTCATCTTTCAGCAAATTCAATGATAAATTATTGCACAACCACATTAGGCAATTGCAAAAAAGAATTAATTTATTACTCGGAGCCACCGCCGAAAATCGATACTTAAGTTTTATAGAAACATATCCAGATTTGTTGTTACGCGTACCGCAATGGATGATTGCTTCGTATTTGGGAATAACCCCCGAAAGCCTTAGTCGTGTACGCAAAGAACTGGCACATAAAAATTTTAAACCAAATTGA
- a CDS encoding MFS transporter, protein MKKNDPYAALRFREFNIFLLVRFAMVFAWTMQFVVIEWEVYSITKNPLSLGIIGLMEVIPAVSMALFAGHIVDQKEKRGLLIKCILGFSVVSLGLFLITWPRIIANLSTDVILYTVYFLVFLGGIVRAFLGPTIFSLFSLLVPKKVYPNAATWSSSVWQMGAVVGPAFGGFFIHWIGVHWSMCFVFAFSLMALLLLIQIPKKPILNPNIGEPILKSLKEGIKFVRNTRVILGALTLDMFAVLFGGAVALLPIYAQDILKVGPEGFGVLRAAPAVGALLIMFTSAHFPLNKNAGMKLLAAIFGFGICIIVFGISTWFWVSVIALFLSGATDGISMVIRQTILQLRTPDAMRGRVASVNSMFVGSSNELGAFESGLTARLMGTVTAVVFGGGMTILTVIGTGILFPKLRKLDLQKDLEEHQKE, encoded by the coding sequence ATGAAGAAAAACGATCCCTACGCCGCTTTACGATTTCGGGAATTTAATATTTTTCTTCTGGTTCGGTTTGCAATGGTTTTTGCGTGGACTATGCAATTTGTAGTAATAGAATGGGAGGTTTACAGTATTACCAAAAATCCACTTTCCCTTGGAATAATTGGTTTAATGGAAGTAATTCCTGCAGTATCTATGGCACTTTTCGCAGGGCATATTGTAGATCAAAAGGAAAAGCGCGGATTATTAATTAAATGTATTCTCGGTTTTTCGGTAGTTAGTCTGGGTCTTTTCTTAATAACTTGGCCTCGAATAATTGCCAATCTTTCTACAGATGTAATTCTTTATACCGTTTATTTTTTGGTTTTTCTGGGAGGTATTGTTCGCGCATTTCTCGGACCGACAATTTTTTCACTTTTCTCGCTATTGGTTCCTAAAAAGGTATATCCAAATGCTGCAACGTGGAGCAGTTCGGTTTGGCAAATGGGCGCCGTGGTGGGACCAGCATTTGGTGGGTTTTTTATTCATTGGATTGGGGTGCATTGGTCTATGTGTTTTGTTTTTGCTTTTTCACTAATGGCTTTATTATTACTAATTCAAATTCCGAAAAAACCTATTTTAAATCCAAACATTGGGGAACCAATACTAAAAAGTCTTAAAGAAGGAATTAAATTTGTTAGAAATACACGGGTTATTTTAGGAGCGCTTACATTAGATATGTTTGCAGTACTTTTTGGAGGTGCAGTGGCACTGCTGCCAATTTACGCGCAGGATATACTAAAAGTAGGACCCGAAGGGTTTGGTGTTTTACGCGCTGCGCCAGCTGTGGGTGCATTGCTAATTATGTTTACTTCAGCACATTTTCCCTTAAATAAAAATGCAGGAATGAAACTACTGGCAGCCATTTTCGGGTTTGGTATTTGTATTATTGTATTTGGAATTTCCACTTGGTTTTGGGTTTCGGTAATTGCACTTTTTCTCAGTGGTGCAACAGACGGCATTTCTATGGTAATTCGCCAAACTATTCTTCAACTGCGAACTCCAGATGCAATGCGTGGCCGCGTGGCTTCGGTGAATTCTATGTTTGTGGGATCTTCAAATGAGTTGGGAGCTTTTGAAAGCGGCCTTACCGCGCGATTGATGGGTACGGTAACAGCGGTGGTATTTGGTGGTGGAATGACTATACTTACTGTAATCGGTACCGGAATTTTATTCCCAAAATTGCGAAAATTAGACTTGCAAAAGGATTTGGAAGAACATCAAAAAGAGTAA
- a CDS encoding pirin family protein, producing MKTRNIERILTPPRPHMVGDGFRVHQYIPSGLGEGFERMDPFIMMDYNSKFYFPPTDQPRGVGVHPHKGFETVTIAYKGSVAHHDSTGYSGVINEGDVQWMTAASGILHKEYHEENFSKTGGDFQMVQLWVNLPAKYKSSPPKYQGIANAEIKKVELPDDAGFVEVIAGEYSGIKGPASTFTPVHLFNAKLKTAGKASFNFPENYNTVVLVVEGNIKVNNEHEIKTDCLGLFKNDGEKFTIEATNPAVVLVLSGKPLNEPIVAQGPFVMNTRAEIMQAMNDFNMGKFGYLE from the coding sequence ATGAAAACACGCAATATAGAACGCATTCTAACACCTCCCCGTCCGCATATGGTTGGCGATGGTTTTAGGGTACATCAATATATTCCTTCCGGATTGGGAGAAGGTTTTGAAAGAATGGATCCATTTATAATGATGGATTACAATAGTAAGTTTTACTTTCCGCCCACAGACCAACCTCGGGGCGTGGGTGTGCATCCGCATAAAGGTTTTGAAACGGTAACTATTGCTTATAAAGGAAGCGTTGCGCACCACGACAGCACTGGCTATAGCGGAGTAATTAATGAAGGCGATGTGCAATGGATGACGGCTGCTTCTGGAATTCTTCATAAGGAATATCACGAGGAGAATTTTAGCAAAACTGGAGGGGATTTCCAAATGGTGCAGCTATGGGTAAATCTTCCCGCAAAATACAAGTCAAGTCCACCAAAATACCAAGGTATTGCAAATGCTGAAATAAAAAAGGTGGAACTCCCCGATGATGCTGGTTTTGTTGAAGTAATTGCTGGCGAATATTCCGGTATAAAAGGCCCTGCAAGTACTTTTACTCCCGTTCATCTGTTTAACGCAAAGTTGAAAACGGCGGGAAAAGCAAGTTTTAATTTTCCAGAAAATTACAATACCGTTGTTTTAGTTGTAGAAGGAAATATAAAAGTAAACAACGAACATGAAATAAAAACAGACTGCTTAGGATTGTTTAAAAATGACGGTGAAAAATTTACGATTGAAGCGACCAATCCCGCTGTAGTTCTGGTTTTAAGTGGTAAACCCCTCAACGAACCCATTGTGGCCCAAGGTCCCTTTGTAATGAATACCCGCGCCGAAATAATGCAAGCTATGAATGACTTTAATATGGGTAAATTTGGATATTTAGAATAA